CAGTAAAGCTTACAGATAATGCGCTTAGCATTCAAGTTCCGAGCAAGTTTTTTTATGAATGGCTTGAGGAACACTATGTTAAAATTTTGAAAGTTGCTCTTACAAAAGAACTGGGCGCTACTGCAAAATTGGTTTACATCATCAAGATGGAAAACACTTACGGCAACAAACAGCCCTTTACTGAAAAAATCCCTAGTGCCAACAGAAGCAACCTTCAATCTCAAGAGGTTGATGTACCGTTGAAAAATAAAAGCCCGGAGCTTAAAAATCCTTTTGTTATTCCAGGCATTCGCAATGTAAAAATTGAGTCGCAACTAAACCCAAATTATAATTTTGAAAGTTTTCTTGAAGGTGAATCAAACCGCTTGGCGCGTTCGGCTGGTTTAGCTGTGGCCAACAAACCCGGTGGAACTTCCTTTAACCCCTTGCTTATTTTTGGCGGGGTTGGTTTGGGAAAAACCCACTTGGGCCATGCAATTGGTGTTGATATAAAGGATAAATATCCAGAAAAAACCGTGCTGTATATTTCTGCGGAAAAGTTTACGCAACAATATATTGAATCAGTAAAAAAGAATAATCGCAACGATTTTATTCACTTCTATCAAATTATAGATGTATTGATTGTTGATGACATTCAACTACTTTCCGGAAAGGCTGGAACACAGGATGTTTTCTTCCATATTTTTAACCATTTGCACCAAAACGGAAAACAGGTTATTTTGACCAGTGATAAAGCACCTGTTGATATGATTGACATTGAACAGCGTTTGCTTTCACGTTTCAAATGGGGACTTTCGGCTGAGTTGAACCATCCAGATTACGATACCCGAGTTGCGATCATAAAAAACAAACTGTACCGAGATGGTGTTGAAATGCCTGAGGATATAGTGGAATTTTTGGCAAACAATATCAAAACAAACATTCGTGAATTGGAAGGTGCTATTATTTCGTTGATCGCCCATTCCTCTTTCAATAAAAAAGAGATAACAATTGATCTTGCCCGCAAGATTGTTGACAATTATGTAAAGCATACCAAACGTGAAGTTTCCATTGACTACATCCAAAAAGTGGTGAGTGATTATTTCCAAATGGATGTAGATACCCTTCAGTCAAAAACTCGAAAGCGCCATATTGTGCAAGCGAGACAATTGGCTATGTTTTTTGCGAAAAAATTCACTAAGGCATCGCTTGCTTCCATAGGTTCGCAAATTGGGCAGCGTGACCATGCTACTGTGCTTCACGCTTGCAAAACGGTTGATAATCTTTCAACGACCGATAAGCAATTTCGCAAGTATGTGGAAGACCTTAACAAAAAGTTGACGCTTTAGTCATTTTGGATTCCTTATTTTTATTCGGAATAAAACATTTACTTTTCCAAAAATGCAAACTAAAATCTTAATGGTGTGCCTCGGCAATATTTGTCGTTCTCCTTTGGCAGAAGGTATTTTAAAATCTAAAATTGATTCCTCAAAAGTATTTGTTGATTCTGCAGGGACGGGACACTGGCATGTGGGCGATGAACCTGACCAACGAAGCATTGCCGTTGGAAAAAAATATAATATAGATATTACCCATCAGCGCGGAAGACAATTTAGTACGAAGGATTTTGAGGATTTCGATTTGATTTATGTTATGGACAACAGCAACAAAGAAAATGTATTGGCTCTGGCCCAAAACGATTCACATAGAGAAAAAGTAAAATTGATTCTCGATGAAATCTTTCCTGGGGAAAATGTAGATGTGCCCGACCCCTACTTTGGTGGAAATGCAGGTTTTGAAAATGTTTTTCAAATGCTGGATAAAGCCTGTGATGAAATAGCAAAGCGGCTTTAACAAATATATCCGGCTGATTTTCTTATTTTAGTGCTTTCGCTAAAAAAATCACTATGAAAAAATTACTCCTCTTTTCACTCATTCTCTCTAGTTCTTTTTTTTCATTTGCACAAAATGTGGAAATAGAATTTTTTAAGGGAAATTTTTCAGATCCGCTAAGCCTGCAACACGCAAATGATGACAGGCTTTTTGTTGTAGAACAGGGCGGAAGAATTAAAATAATTCAACCAAATGGTACCGTAAATTCCACGCCCTTTTTAGATATTTCTGGACAAATTTCCAATGGTGGTGAGCAAGGATTACTTGGGCTTGCCTTTCATCCGGATTACGTTAATAACGGTTATTTTTATGTTAATTACACATTAGCAAATGGGAATACCCAGGTTTCACGATTTTCTGTAGATCCAAATAACGCAGATATAGCCAATCCCAATTCTGAAATTCGTATAATTGGATATACTCAGCCTTTTTCAAACCATAATGGGGGGTGCATTGCCTTTGGCCCGGATGGTTATTTATATATTGCCTCTGGAGATGGGGGCAGTGGTGGCGACCCCGGTAATCGCGCACAAAATACACTTTTACTATTGGGAAAATTGCTTCGATTGGATGTTGACAATCCAAGTGGCAATAATAATTATGGAATTCCTCCCGACAACCCATTTGTTGGCAACCCCGATGGATTGGATGAAATTTGGGCTTACGGTTTACGCAACCCATGGCGCTTTTCTTTTGATTTTACTGAAAATAATATTTGGATAGGTGATGTAGGCCAAGGTGAGGTTGAAGAGATAAATCGTGAACCAGCTACTGAAGGTGGAATAAATTACGGTTGGAGGTGCTATGAGGGGTCAATGCCTTATAATACCACAGATTGCCCTCCGGCTAATGAACTTACGTTTCCCATTGCTGAATATTCTTCGGGTTCGGGTTCCGGAAATTGCTCCGTTACCGGAGGACATGTTTATCGAGGTTCAGTTTATACAGATATTGCCGGACTTTACTTTTTTGCTGATTACTGCAGCGGTTTAATAGGGACTGTTGATGCTGCTGGCAATATGGTGGAATATGGAAACTTTTCCGGAAACTGGGTTTCTTTTGGGGAAGATGTAAACAAAGAGTTGTACATTGTGGATATTGGCGGTGATATTTACAAAATCAAGGGTGGTGAAATTGCCAGTATCGAAGATTTCTCCTTAAAAAACGTACTAAGCGTACTGCCAAATCCCGCTTCAAAAGATGTTATTTTCAGCTTAAAGAATGATATGCTTCAAACAATCCAGCTTTTTGATGTAAGAGGCAGCTTGGTCTATTCCGAGGAAAATATTTCCAGCAGTGAAAAAACAATTTCCATTGAAAATTTAAACACCGGAATTTATTTTGCGAAAGTCATTTCCGACAAAGGACAATCTGCCGTAAAAAAACTCATTGTCCAATAAACCCTACATGACCACTAAAAAAGGAAATTTATATTTAATTCCCTGCCCAATGGGAGATGTTCCCCCATTGGCCGTGCTTCCGGTTTCCGTAAAAGAAGTGATCGAAGAGATTGATTATTATATTGTGGAACACGAAAAAAACATGAGACGTTTTATAAAAAGCATCGTTCCCGAAAAGCAGCAATCTGTTTTAAAAATTCAGGAAATAAACAAATTCACGAAATCTGAAGAAATACCCTCCATGCTCAATCCATGTTTGGAAGGGTATCACGTTGGGGTAGTAAGTGATGCGGGTTGTCCCGGAATTGCAGACCCAGGAGCCCACGCAGTTCATTATGCGCATGAGATGGGAATAAAAGTAGTTCCGCTTGTGGGGCCTTCTTCAATATTAATGGCTATGATGGCAAGTGGGTTTAACGGACAGAATTTCGCCTTTAATGGCTATTTGCCCATTGATAAAAATAAAAGGAAATCGGAACTTAAACGTTTGGAAAAGATTTCAAAAGATTTTGGCCAATCGCAATTATTTATTGAAACCCCCTACCGCAATAACCAAATGCTACAGAGTGTGATCGAAAATTTGAATCCTCAAACAAGAGTTTGTGTAGCTTGTGACATTACCTTGCCTTCAGAATATATTAAAACGGCTCCCGTGAATTTATGGAAAAAAAAAAAGGTGGATCTTCATAAAAGACCCACCTTATTCATTATTCAAGGATAAACTTTTAGATTACCCTAGGTTTTTTATTTGGTACTATGTGCGAAGTGTCGTACCCTGAAAATTTACGTAAGTAATACCGAATAGAAGCACCATTGGCATCTTCAAAACGATTTTCACCAGCACTTCTAAGGAACTTCTTTACATTGCCTGCCCCGGCTAAGTGCGCGGCTGCCAAAATCCCTGATTCCGTTATTTTCACCCCCCCAATGGTTTTTCCTGCATAACGTTTTATATCATTGCGCAGCACCCACTTATTTAGAGAGGTATATGCTAAAAATGCGGCTTCTTGCTGGCGCGTATCATACAAAAAGTTATCTGTATTCTTAAAACCAATCATTCTTAGGGTTGCGTGAGAAAATTGATATTTTCCCATGTAACCATAATCGTTGACGATGTTGTAATTTCCTCTTGATTCTTTAAATCCAAGGGCTTCTTTAAATCCTACATAGGATTTTCCCAAAAACAAATAAAATTTTGGGGTCACAGGAGCTACTATTGGAATAAGCTCAGCTTCTGTGGGAACGTTATAATTTAACTCTAATCCTTCCGTGCTAAACATGGAAAAATCGTAGCTATCTTTTGAAATGAAACCTGTCCCTACTATTACGGTAACAACAAGTAATACTGCAATTAGATATATTCTTTTTTTCATTAAGTTTAAAATTCAGGCATATAATTACACCTTCGTTTCAGCGCGCAAAGATACAGCTTTTTTTAAAAATCTGATTTTTAGGCTGTTAAATATATATTAAATAAAAAAGCCAGGCTTGTCAACCTGGCTTTTTTCAATAATTATAATGTCGCCCTGGCATTGTTGTCGGGGAGTATTTCAGATACATCGTAATCTACGAAGCGCTTCATGTACTTTGTGATAGGTACACGGTTTGCATCTTCAAAAACGATTTCTCCATTACTGTCCAGAAATTTTATAACATTTCCGGCGCCTCCCAAATGTGCTGCGGCCAAAAGGCCCGATTCAGTTATCTTTACACCATTGATAGACTGGCCATCGAATTTATCAATATACTCCCGAAGCACCCATTTGTTTTTGGAGATTAAAGCCTCAAAAGCTTTTTCCTGCAACAAAGGGGAGTTTAAAAATCGGGATGTATTGTAAATTCCAACCCAATTAAGGGTAGACCGGCCAAACTGGTATTTGCCTAAATAACCCAATCTGTTCACAGCTCTGTAATTGCCACTGCTTTCGCTAAAGCCGAGGTCATAACAGAAACCAAGGAACGACTTCCCAAGAAAAGGAACACTATCTTGAGAATTCAAATTCACTTCATATTCATAAGGAACATAGGCAACGTCCCCTATGATATCTGTAGCGAATATGGAACTGCTGTAATCTTCTCTTTTTGAAGAGAATGCCGTTGCAACGAATATTGCAACAACCAGCAGCACAGACAATTTCATAAAACGTTTTGTCATGTTTTACTTAGTTTTAAAAGTTATAATTATTGCGCCTCCGCTTTGTGCGGGACGAAATAAAATTTTTAAAAAACAAACACAGCTTACAGCTAACGAGTGTGCTCCGCGCAGTATGAAATTATTGTGCCAAAGAACGTTTGACTATCATTTTTTTTGATTGACAGTCAATGTTTTATGTAATATGAAGATAAAAGAAATTAGACAAATAGGTATTTGCTTAACACTATTTAACCCTGTTTCTTAAGTAGTTTTAACAACTTAAAAAACAACAAAGAATTTTAAGTTTATGAATAAAACTTGAAAAAAGGTTTTGAAAAAACCGTGGACCATATGTAGGAAGAAAATAAAAAAGCCCCTCTAAAAAGAGGAGCTTTAAGTTTTGGGTGGAAGACCGGGTTCGAACCGGCGACCTCTTGAACCACAATCAAGCGCTCTAACCAGCTGAGCTACAACCACCATTTATTGTGCATTAAAGCACAACTTCGCTAAGCGGACGCAAATATAAATCAATTATAACGGTTGCGCAATACTCTTTTTAAAGAAAATTAAATTAAATCGAAAATTGAATCTACAGCAGGATAACGTTCCGTTGTAAAACCTTCACCATAATCAACGCCTATCAACCTGCCTAAATCTTGTGCTCTATAGGTAATACTATCGCGGAAGTTAGTGGAAGAGATAGGTGTTTCCGGCTCAGCTGCTTCCTTTTGGTGAAACTGGCTCTTGTATGCAAAAACAGCTTCCAGCTTTTTCTCCAAATATCCCGTTACATCTACTACAAAATCGGGTTCAATGTTTTTCCACTGGATGTAATGATAAACATATTTTGGCCTCCATGCTTTTTGGTGATTTCCTTCGTAAATACTTTCAATTTTTTGCAACCCGCTTAAAAAACAAGCATCACTGGCCATTTTACTCGCTTTAGCGTGGTCTATGTGCCTATCATCAATAGCATTGCAAAGAACGATTTCTGGTTGGTATTTTCTAATTATTTTAATGATTTCCAACTGTGATGCAGCATTATTTACCAAAAATCCGTCGGAGAATTCAAGATTATGCCGAAACTTTACGCCTAAAATTTCAGCGGCATTTGCAGCTTCTTCATCACGTATTTCAGCAGTTCCGCGCGTTCCAAGTTCGCCGCGTGTAAGGTCTAAAATACCAACTTTCTTTCCGTTGGCAATTTCTTTGGCCAATGTTGCCGAACAGCCCAATTCCACATCATCTGGGTGCGCACCTATGGCAAGTATATCAATTTTCATAATTTTACTTTAAACTTTTTGCATTTTTGAAACTTTTTGAAAAGCCTCTTCCAAGTCGGCAATTATATCTTCCGTTTCCTCAATTCCCACAGAAAAACGCAGCAAACCATCACTTATATTTTGGCGTTTTCGCTCTTCAGCGGAAAGCAAAGCGTGTGAAGTTTTTGCAGGCGAAAGAATAGTAGATTCAACCCCAGCCAAACTCATTGATGGTTTTATTATTTTTAATGCTTTTAAAAAATCGCCTACACTTAATGATTGGTTTATTTCAAAAGAAAGCATTCCTGTGTAACCGTTCATTTGCTTTTTTGCAAGCTCGTGATCGGGATGGCTTTTTAGGCCTGGATAGTAAACGTTTTCAACCAAAGGATGTTTTTCGAGCCATTTCGCCATTTTTTTGGCGTTCTTGTTTTGGGCTTTAACGCGCAGCACCATTGTTTTCATACTGCGTTCTAAAAGCCAAACTGTATAATCACTCAAACTTCCACCAAGGTTTTTGGCAAGGTTCCAAATCTTTTTTATATGCTCATCAGATGCAGCTACCGCTCCTGCACATATATCACTGTGGCCACCCATGTATTTTGTGGCACTGTGAATTATAATATCAATTCCGAAATCAGCAGGGGTTTGGTTTACTGGGGAAGCAAAGGTATTGTCTATCATTGTTACAATGCCTCGTTGTTTTGCTATGCGCGAAATCATTTCCAAATCCGTAATGCGCATCAGCGGATTGGAAGGTGTTTCTACAAAAATTACTTTGGTATTCTTCTGAATTTTTTCAGAAAAATCCGCTTCAGAAAAACCTTCGGCAAAAGAATACTC
The Aequorivita iocasae genome window above contains:
- the dnaA gene encoding chromosomal replication initiator protein DnaA, producing MSKTAESVWNNCLAFIEDNITSQAYKTWFEPIKAVKLTDNALSIQVPSKFFYEWLEEHYVKILKVALTKELGATAKLVYIIKMENTYGNKQPFTEKIPSANRSNLQSQEVDVPLKNKSPELKNPFVIPGIRNVKIESQLNPNYNFESFLEGESNRLARSAGLAVANKPGGTSFNPLLIFGGVGLGKTHLGHAIGVDIKDKYPEKTVLYISAEKFTQQYIESVKKNNRNDFIHFYQIIDVLIVDDIQLLSGKAGTQDVFFHIFNHLHQNGKQVILTSDKAPVDMIDIEQRLLSRFKWGLSAELNHPDYDTRVAIIKNKLYRDGVEMPEDIVEFLANNIKTNIRELEGAIISLIAHSSFNKKEITIDLARKIVDNYVKHTKREVSIDYIQKVVSDYFQMDVDTLQSKTRKRHIVQARQLAMFFAKKFTKASLASIGSQIGQRDHATVLHACKTVDNLSTTDKQFRKYVEDLNKKLTL
- a CDS encoding low molecular weight protein-tyrosine-phosphatase, translating into MQTKILMVCLGNICRSPLAEGILKSKIDSSKVFVDSAGTGHWHVGDEPDQRSIAVGKKYNIDITHQRGRQFSTKDFEDFDLIYVMDNSNKENVLALAQNDSHREKVKLILDEIFPGENVDVPDPYFGGNAGFENVFQMLDKACDEIAKRL
- a CDS encoding PQQ-dependent sugar dehydrogenase; translated protein: MKKLLLFSLILSSSFFSFAQNVEIEFFKGNFSDPLSLQHANDDRLFVVEQGGRIKIIQPNGTVNSTPFLDISGQISNGGEQGLLGLAFHPDYVNNGYFYVNYTLANGNTQVSRFSVDPNNADIANPNSEIRIIGYTQPFSNHNGGCIAFGPDGYLYIASGDGGSGGDPGNRAQNTLLLLGKLLRLDVDNPSGNNNYGIPPDNPFVGNPDGLDEIWAYGLRNPWRFSFDFTENNIWIGDVGQGEVEEINREPATEGGINYGWRCYEGSMPYNTTDCPPANELTFPIAEYSSGSGSGNCSVTGGHVYRGSVYTDIAGLYFFADYCSGLIGTVDAAGNMVEYGNFSGNWVSFGEDVNKELYIVDIGGDIYKIKGGEIASIEDFSLKNVLSVLPNPASKDVIFSLKNDMLQTIQLFDVRGSLVYSEENISSSEKTISIENLNTGIYFAKVISDKGQSAVKKLIVQ
- a CDS encoding SAM-dependent methyltransferase, coding for MTTKKGNLYLIPCPMGDVPPLAVLPVSVKEVIEEIDYYIVEHEKNMRRFIKSIVPEKQQSVLKIQEINKFTKSEEIPSMLNPCLEGYHVGVVSDAGCPGIADPGAHAVHYAHEMGIKVVPLVGPSSILMAMMASGFNGQNFAFNGYLPIDKNKRKSELKRLEKISKDFGQSQLFIETPYRNNQMLQSVIENLNPQTRVCVACDITLPSEYIKTAPVNLWKKKKVDLHKRPTLFIIQG
- a CDS encoding peptidoglycan-binding protein LysM is translated as MKKRIYLIAVLLVVTVIVGTGFISKDSYDFSMFSTEGLELNYNVPTEAELIPIVAPVTPKFYLFLGKSYVGFKEALGFKESRGNYNIVNDYGYMGKYQFSHATLRMIGFKNTDNFLYDTRQQEAAFLAYTSLNKWVLRNDIKRYAGKTIGGVKITESGILAAAHLAGAGNVKKFLRSAGENRFEDANGASIRYYLRKFSGYDTSHIVPNKKPRVI
- the bshB1 gene encoding bacillithiol biosynthesis deacetylase BshB1, which codes for MKIDILAIGAHPDDVELGCSATLAKEIANGKKVGILDLTRGELGTRGTAEIRDEEAANAAEILGVKFRHNLEFSDGFLVNNAASQLEIIKIIRKYQPEIVLCNAIDDRHIDHAKASKMASDACFLSGLQKIESIYEGNHQKAWRPKYVYHYIQWKNIEPDFVVDVTGYLEKKLEAVFAYKSQFHQKEAAEPETPISSTNFRDSITYRAQDLGRLIGVDYGEGFTTERYPAVDSIFDLI
- a CDS encoding trans-sulfuration enzyme family protein; translated protein: MKSKNIGINTICTHVGEVEDKQFKGAISPLYMSSSYAYEDVDVKRYPRYFNTPNQEALCKKIAMLEKCESALIFGSGMAAVSTSMLAFLHKGDHVVLPQTLYGGTYNFVVEEFHKFGIEYSFAEGFSEADFSEKIQKNTKVIFVETPSNPLMRITDLEMISRIAKQRGIVTMIDNTFASPVNQTPADFGIDIIIHSATKYMGGHSDICAGAVAASDEHIKKIWNLAKNLGGSLSDYTVWLLERSMKTMVLRVKAQNKNAKKMAKWLEKHPLVENVYYPGLKSHPDHELAKKQMNGYTGMLSFEINQSLSVGDFLKALKIIKPSMSLAGVESTILSPAKTSHALLSAEERKRQNISDGLLRFSVGIEETEDIIADLEEAFQKVSKMQKV